One Thermoanaerobacter pseudethanolicus ATCC 33223 genomic window, TCTCGTATAATAGGAGCATAATCAGCTAAAGTCTCTAATATTGTAACTAAATCTCTTATAGATAGCCCCTCTCTTAAAAGGTTAGAAAGCACTTTTTCTATTTCACCTATTGTTAAAAGCTTAGGAACTAATTCTTCTATTAAGGCAGGATTTGTAGTTTTTACATTGTCAATTAAACTCTGTACTTCTTGCCTTCCTAAAAGTTCATGGGCATGCTGTTTTATGACGTGAGTAAGGTGAGTAGCGATGACAGAAGGAACATCTACTACTGTATATCCCCTTGCTTCTGCTTTTGACCTTTCGTTTTCATCTACCCAAATTGCAGGCAATCCAAAAGCTGGTTCTCTTTCTCGAATCCCAGAAATATCTTCATCTATTTCTCCTGCCGTCATAGCCATATATCTATCAACGTATACCTTACCTCTGGCAATTTCATTTCCTCTAATTTTTATAATATATTCATTAGGCTTTAATTGAATATTATCTCTTAAACGAATCATTGGGACCACGATACCCAAATCAAGAGCAATTTGTCTTCTTATCATGACAATCCTATCTAACAATTCTCCACTTGCAAGAGGAATCAATTCATAACCAAATTCCAGTTCAATAGGGTCCACTTGCAATAATTCATATACTTTTTTAGGATCCCTTATATTCTCTAACTCTTTTATATTTTCTTCTTGTTCTTCTTCTTTTATTGTTACTTTTTGAGTTCCTGCAAATCCAAGATATGCAAACAACGAACCTATTAAGATAAGAGGAAGTTTAGGTAAAGAAGGCACCAATACCAGTGCAAAGAGTAACCCAGCTGCCACTTTCAAAATATGAGGCTGATTGAAAAGTTGTTTTATTACATCCCCTCCTAAATTCGACTCAGAAGCTGAACGAGTGACAATCATTCCAGTAGCAGTTGATATTAAAAGTGCTGGTATTTGACTTACCAAACCATCGCCTACTGTTAAAACAATATAAGTATTTAAAGCTCTATTTATATCCATTCCCTTCATCACCATTCCAATAATGAGACCTGCCACAATGTTTATGATGATAATAATTATAGAAGCAATTGCATCGCCCTTGACAAATTTACTAGCACCATCCATTGCTCCATAAAATTTTGCCTCTTGCTGTATTTCTTTTCTCCTCTCCCGCGCTTCTTTTTCTGTTATGAGGCCTGCATTTAAATCAGCATCTATTGCCATTTGCTTTCCCGGCATTGCATCCAAGGTAAATCTTGCTGACACTTCAGATACTCTCTCTGCTCCTCTGGTTATGACGATAAATTGTACAATTGCAATTATCAAGAAAATAATAAATCCGACAATTGGATTTCCACCTATTACAAAACTTCCGAAGGCCTGTATTACGTTACCTGCGTAGGTATTGCTTAAAATAAGTCTTGTACTCGAAATGTTAAGAGCCAGTCTCAGAAGAGTAGTTATTAATAATATAGAAGGAAATATAGAAAAATCTAAAGCATCTTTTACATACATAGTAGTTAAAAGTATTATTATAGACAAAGTTATGTTAAATATTAATAAAAAGTCCATGATAACAGGTGGTACGGGAATTATTATGAGTAAAACTATTCCTATTACAAAAAGAGCCACAGTAAGCTCAGAGGCTTTCAAATTATCCCTCCTATTCTCCCTTTAAGCTGTAGACATAAGCCAAAACTTCAGCTACAGCTTGATAAAGCTCTGGTGGAATCATGTCTCCTATTTCAGTAGACCTATACAGTGCTTGAGCCAATGGCTTATTCTCTACTATAGGGATAGTTAACTTCTTAGCTTCTTCTTTTATTCTGAGGGCGATCATATCCTGTCCTTTAGCTATCACTACAGGTGCATCATTGACATTGCTGTCATACATAAGAGCAACAGCAAGATGAGTTGGGTTTGTTATTACGACATCTGCCTTTTTTAAGTCTTGCATCATTCTTCTCATAGAAACTTGTCGCTGCTTTCTTCTTATCTCTGCTTTTATCTGTGGGTTTCCTTCTGTCTCTTTAAACTCTTCCTTTATGTCCTCTTTACTCATTTTAAGACTTGTTTCATATTCTCTCCACTGGAAGAAATAATCTAACGCTCCAAGAACAATAAGTACAATTCCTATTCTAATAGTAATTCCCAAAAGTATGTTTAAAGCGTATTTTAATATATCTTGAACTGACATATCAAGAAGCATTGGTATACCTTTATATTGAGAAGCTAAAAAAGAGTACATTATATAGAAAAGAACTGCCACTTTAGCAATAGATTTAGCTAATTCTACTAATGCTCTTTTTGAAAAAATTCTCTTAAAGCCCTCCACAGGATTTAATCTTTCCAATTTAAAGGCAAGGGGCTCGGTTGTAAATACAAAGCCTACTTGAAGATAAGTTGATGCAAGAGAAACGACAAAAATCAATAAGATTATAGGCATAATTATTGATATTGCTTGCTGCAAGACGTATGTAAACAGATTTCGTATACCTACTACGTTAAAAACATCGTCATTAGCTCCAGAATAAGTATAAAGCAAATATTTTGTTAAAGCCATCATTTTTTCTAAAGAAGGCATTGTAAGTATATTTACTGCCAAAAAACCTGCTACAATTACTAAAGCAGAAGTTATTTCCCTACTTTGGAAGACTTGCCCTTTTTTTCTTGCATCTTGTCGCCTTTTAGGAGTAGCTGGTTCAGTTTTTTCTTCCGCAAACAATTGTAAATTTATTTTACTCAAAACTATCACCTTGTCATAAATTTCATCAATCTAAAAATGTCAGCATTCATTCCATTAAACATAAAATCTATAATTGTCAGGTACATCGGCAACATAATAAGCAAAGTAAAGATTCCAACAAAAATCTTCGCTGGCATTCCTATCATAAAGACGTTAAGCTGAGGTATAGTACGGGAGATTATTCCCAGAGTTAAATCTGTCAAAAGAGTTGTTAAAATTATAGGAGCACTTATTCTAAAACCTAATATAAACATATCAGAGACCATTTTTGTTAAGACCTGAGACATACCAGATAAATCAAAAGCAACTTTGCCAATAGGAATTATATCAACGCTTTTAGCCAACATTGTAAATAAGGTATAATGGCCATTCATAAGCATGAAGATAAGGATTGTCAAAATATATATGAAATTTCCCATTAAAGGAACTTGGGTTTCACTATGAATGTCTAAAATGTTTACTAGTCCAAAACCCAACTGATAATCAATTAGCTGACCGGCTAAATGTATAGCACTGAAGGATATCATAGATGCCAGCCCTATCACGAGTCCAACAATGAACTCAGATATGACAACAATAAAGTAATCTAAAACATTATTTATTTGCAAATCCACTGGTCCCATGGTATCAAAAACAATTACTGCAGCAAAAAAACCTAAACCTATTTTAAAAGTAGTAGGAACATTTTTTGTACCAAAAAAAGGTGTAAGTATAAAAATGCCAAGCATTCTGACGAAAAGTAATATAAAAACTTGAACATTTTGAAGTAAATACTGAATTATATCCATTTTACATCACTTTATAAAATTATTAATATTTAAAAACAACCTTTGAGTGTAGTTGACCAAAGTAGTAAGCATCCATGGCCCAAATAGAATTAGACTTATAAGTATAGCGACAATTTTAGGAACAAAAGATAAAGTTTGTTCCTGAATTTGTGTAGTAGCTTGAAAAATGCTAATTAAAAGTCCTA contains:
- the flhA gene encoding flagellar biosynthesis protein FlhA, which encodes MKASELTVALFVIGIVLLIIIPVPPVIMDFLLIFNITLSIIILLTTMYVKDALDFSIFPSILLITTLLRLALNISSTRLILSNTYAGNVIQAFGSFVIGGNPIVGFIIFLIIAIVQFIVITRGAERVSEVSARFTLDAMPGKQMAIDADLNAGLITEKEARERRKEIQQEAKFYGAMDGASKFVKGDAIASIIIIIINIVAGLIIGMVMKGMDINRALNTYIVLTVGDGLVSQIPALLISTATGMIVTRSASESNLGGDVIKQLFNQPHILKVAAGLLFALVLVPSLPKLPLILIGSLFAYLGFAGTQKVTIKEEEQEENIKELENIRDPKKVYELLQVDPIELEFGYELIPLASGELLDRIVMIRRQIALDLGIVVPMIRLRDNIQLKPNEYIIKIRGNEIARGKVYVDRYMAMTAGEIDEDISGIREREPAFGLPAIWVDENERSKAEARGYTVVDVPSVIATHLTHVIKQHAHELLGRQEVQSLIDNVKTTNPALIEELVPKLLTIGEIEKVLSNLLREGLSIRDLVTILETLADYAPIIRDTDVLTEYVRQALARTISNKYAPYGKIEVITLDPSVEQLISSSITQTEHGSYLALEPSSAQRILKSIHELAKKVTLKGGQPVILTAPVTRFYLRKLVEQISPDIAVLSYNELLPNIEVASVGTVRLNES
- the flhB gene encoding flagellar biosynthesis protein FlhB; translation: MIVLSKINLQLFAEEKTEPATPKRRQDARKKGQVFQSREITSALVIVAGFLAVNILTMPSLEKMMALTKYLLYTYSGANDDVFNVVGIRNLFTYVLQQAISIIMPIILLIFVVSLASTYLQVGFVFTTEPLAFKLERLNPVEGFKRIFSKRALVELAKSIAKVAVLFYIMYSFLASQYKGIPMLLDMSVQDILKYALNILLGITIRIGIVLIVLGALDYFFQWREYETSLKMSKEDIKEEFKETEGNPQIKAEIRRKQRQVSMRRMMQDLKKADVVITNPTHLAVALMYDSNVNDAPVVIAKGQDMIALRIKEEAKKLTIPIVENKPLAQALYRSTEIGDMIPPELYQAVAEVLAYVYSLKGE
- the fliR gene encoding flagellar biosynthetic protein FliR — translated: MDIIQYLLQNVQVFILLFVRMLGIFILTPFFGTKNVPTTFKIGLGFFAAVIVFDTMGPVDLQINNVLDYFIVVISEFIVGLVIGLASMISFSAIHLAGQLIDYQLGFGLVNILDIHSETQVPLMGNFIYILTILIFMLMNGHYTLFTMLAKSVDIIPIGKVAFDLSGMSQVLTKMVSDMFILGFRISAPIILTTLLTDLTLGIISRTIPQLNVFMIGMPAKIFVGIFTLLIMLPMYLTIIDFMFNGMNADIFRLMKFMTR
- the fliQ gene encoding flagellar biosynthesis protein FliQ — its product is MNTGMVIDIGREALTIALTVATPLLAVALGVGLLISIFQATTQIQEQTLSFVPKIVAILISLILFGPWMLTTLVNYTQRLFLNINNFIK